The genomic DNA GCGGTGAGTTGTCGGGCGGTTTCACCCCCGCCTTCCGCAAGTGGACGCTCGGCGAGGAGGCCGAGTGGCGAGACGTGCCGCCGTCCAATCACCACATCAGCAGCAGCCGGCACGAGCCTCCGCCGACTCTCCGCAGCGACGGGGCCCGATAGGCGAGTCACTGCGCAGATCCCACCGCTACTGCGGCGTGATCAGCGCGTACAGGTGATGATCGCGACGCTCGCCGCGCACGACTTTGAGGGAACGAAGGGTTCCCTCGCGGACCATCCCGACCTTCTCCAGCACCCGTGCCGACGCCACGTTGTCCACGTCGCACGTCGCTGCGATTCGCACGAGCCCGAGCCGATCACGCCCGATCCCGATCAGCAGCTTCGCCGCTTCGGTTGCGTAGCCGTTCCCCCATACGTCAGGGGACAGTGAGTATCCCATCTCCCCGACCATGTTCGCCGAATCCGTCTGCCACACTGCAGCGCTTCCGACAACCCGACCCCTCACGAGCACAGCGAGCTGGAAGGCATCCGCCGAGGGCGTCAGTCGCTCGGTGAGAAAACGATGCGTATCGGCAGGACTGTTCGGCCCCCACGTCATGAACTCACTCACGCGCGGATCGGAAGCGAAGGCGTGAACAGCGGC from Tsukamurella paurometabola includes the following:
- a CDS encoding GNAT family N-acetyltransferase: MVASGERVGLGWFLPDDFAAVHAFASDPRVSEFMTWGPNSPADTHRFLTERLTPSADAFQLAVLVRGRVVGSAAVWQTDSANMVGEMGYSLSPDVWGNGYATEAAKLLIGIGRDRLGLVRIAATCDVDNVASARVLEKVGMVREGTLRSLKVVRGERRDHHLYALITPQ